The following proteins are co-located in the Candidatus Thermoplasmatota archaeon genome:
- a CDS encoding putative zinc-binding protein: MADSTCLCKTNDVLFFPCSGGSNVGQIANEVGKRLTTKNIGKMYCLAGIGGHISGFAEATREVKKVVAIDGCPVHCARKTLEHADCPVTVHVVVTDLGIKKSSDFKLDETDIAKVEKTVLEKLKI; the protein is encoded by the coding sequence ATGGCTGATAGTACCTGTTTATGTAAGACAAACGATGTTTTGTTTTTTCCGTGTTCCGGTGGTTCTAATGTTGGTCAAATTGCAAATGAGGTAGGAAAACGATTAACAACAAAAAATATTGGGAAGATGTATTGTCTCGCAGGAATTGGTGGGCATATCAGTGGTTTTGCAGAGGCAACACGGGAAGTAAAAAAGGTTGTTGCAATCGATGGATGTCCGGTACATTGTGCAAGGAAAACCTTGGAGCATGCTGATTGCCCAGTAACTGTACATGTTGTTGTCACAGATTTAGGTATCAAAAAATCATCAGATTTTAAGCTTGATGAAACAGATATCGCCAAAGTCGAAAAAACCGTACTGGAGAAATTAAAAATATGA